In one Nodosilinea sp. FACHB-141 genomic region, the following are encoded:
- the lepB gene encoding signal peptidase I: MKATSKVLVGRQKSPWLAVNLSAALPGMGQIYDGAIARGLVIIAAHLGLVVFIFWSIFAPRGNTLRGLMSLVPLISLYIFNLWDSHHGAKQGITLNEFSPLRYQSSDPWYPVFLSQILPGLGHLFLQQATVGGTLLILGIFTAYLANFNSALLPIPPIIWALGCGLVYRAAPTRQRQWSWLGGLLVAVLLTRLAISSIPFVVPQKVVQCIVPSESMLPTLEVRDRIFVRPRPLGYPLAVGDIIVFSNPERTPIEQAGELKNLMVKRVIALPGQQVEIRDGQVWLNGIPLIESHLVAPILYQWGPKTVPTDHLYVLGDNRNNSRDSHVWGFLPRAHVVGNAYKIYWPPQRVQPLP; this comes from the coding sequence ATGAAGGCAACCTCTAAGGTTCTGGTGGGCCGACAAAAAAGTCCGTGGTTGGCGGTTAATCTATCCGCAGCGCTGCCTGGCATGGGTCAGATTTATGACGGTGCGATCGCCCGTGGTTTGGTCATCATCGCTGCTCATCTAGGGCTCGTTGTCTTCATCTTCTGGTCAATCTTTGCGCCTAGGGGCAACACCTTGCGAGGGTTAATGTCCCTCGTTCCATTGATCAGTCTTTATATATTTAATCTGTGGGATAGCCATCATGGAGCTAAGCAAGGTATTACTCTCAACGAGTTCAGCCCACTGCGCTACCAATCTAGCGATCCTTGGTACCCCGTGTTTCTCTCCCAGATATTACCGGGGCTAGGGCACCTGTTTTTGCAGCAGGCCACCGTAGGAGGGACGCTGCTAATCTTAGGCATTTTCACCGCCTACCTAGCCAACTTCAACTCAGCTCTGCTACCCATACCGCCCATTATTTGGGCGCTGGGTTGCGGGTTGGTCTACCGAGCTGCTCCCACCCGTCAACGTCAGTGGAGCTGGTTAGGAGGGCTGCTCGTAGCAGTGCTCCTAACCCGTCTGGCGATCAGCTCCATCCCATTTGTCGTACCGCAAAAAGTGGTGCAGTGCATTGTGCCAAGCGAGTCAATGCTGCCCACGCTAGAGGTGCGCGATCGCATATTTGTTCGCCCTCGCCCCCTCGGATATCCCCTAGCCGTGGGCGACATCATTGTCTTCTCTAACCCTGAGCGCACTCCGATTGAACAAGCCGGAGAACTCAAGAATTTGATGGTGAAGCGGGTCATTGCTCTGCCCGGTCAGCAGGTAGAGATTCGCGACGGCCAAGTGTGGCTTAATGGCATTCCCCTAATCGAGTCTCACCTAGTCGCGCCTATCCTCTACCAATGGGGGCCCAAAACGGTACCCACTGACCACCTATATGTACTCGGCGACAACCGCAACAACAGTCGCGATTCCCACGTGTGGGGGTTTCTGCCCCGAGCTCACGTGGTGGGCAATGCCTACAAAATCTATTGGCCACCCCAACGAGTACAGCCTTTACCTTAG
- a CDS encoding type 1 glutamine amidotransferase has translation MWSNLPHPSTPYPSTPYPSMPYALTITHLYPDYLNLYGDTGNLIVLRRRCQWMGIDCTVKPLTMEEVAQSGQTDLYFMGGGQDMDQVAVVNDFHQLKHEAIRADTEAGVVFLGVCGGYQLMGNTFLMGNGEETQGLGIVNVNTRAPSTDVKQRCIGNLVVEINFAVYTEMQTMYATPRKIPRTLVGFENHSGQTYLGEGVEPLAKTIAGFGNNATAEYEGARYKNVFGSYMHGSLLPKNPHFADYLIGLALRRKYADANLTLPTLIDTEEFAAHEFVVQRYR, from the coding sequence ATGTGGTCTAACCTACCCCACCCATCTACCCCTTACCCATCCACCCCCTACCCATCCATGCCCTACGCCCTCACCATTACCCACCTCTACCCCGACTACCTCAACCTCTACGGCGACACCGGCAACCTCATCGTGCTGCGCCGCCGCTGCCAGTGGATGGGCATTGACTGCACAGTGAAACCCTTGACCATGGAAGAGGTAGCCCAGAGCGGTCAGACCGATCTTTACTTTATGGGCGGCGGCCAAGACATGGATCAGGTGGCGGTAGTCAATGACTTCCACCAGCTCAAGCACGAGGCCATCCGGGCCGATACCGAGGCGGGAGTAGTGTTCCTGGGGGTATGCGGGGGCTACCAGCTCATGGGCAACACCTTTCTGATGGGCAATGGTGAAGAAACCCAGGGCCTGGGCATCGTCAACGTCAACACCCGTGCCCCCAGCACCGACGTCAAGCAGCGGTGTATCGGCAACCTGGTTGTGGAAATTAACTTTGCCGTCTACACCGAGATGCAGACCATGTATGCTACCCCTCGAAAAATTCCCCGTACCCTAGTAGGGTTTGAAAACCACTCAGGGCAAACGTACCTCGGCGAGGGCGTAGAGCCCTTAGCCAAAACTATCGCTGGCTTCGGTAATAATGCCACCGCCGAGTACGAGGGCGCACGTTACAAAAACGTCTTTGGCAGCTACATGCACGGGTCGCTACTGCCTAAAAATCCACATTTTGCCGATTACCTGATTGGGCTAGCCCTACGCCGCAAGTACGCCGATGCCAACCTTACCCTGCCCACCCTGATCGATACCGAAGAATTTGCTGCCCACGAGTTCGTTGTTCAGCGCTACAGGTAA
- a CDS encoding Mur ligase family protein: MNQLLLIPIVAFAKLLTLALRISGRGSGTALPGYLVGRYFPFVLEALVSQIPVVVAITGTNGKTTSQTMLSAVLDQVPRAKVLRNKAGANLSQGILSELLKQSNAVGRLDFTHAVLEVEEATLPRIARLLKPNIIAVTNLYRDQLDAYGEIDRTEKLIRDGIAQCPTAAVVVNGDDPRTSRLTHGLENATYFMSLAPEYARFLPYEGKLNSHVPGSQGLEATNIHINEDLTTDFSVQGQINHETVHLPQARTVSPGFFHVYNALTAIAIANLLGIDGATAIAGLKTFKPAFGRGEILTRQQGDKHVNYRLLLVKNPASFSLSLELLRNIPGLKLILAINDNTADGKDVSWLWDSELERLNQANIDWILCTGIRAKDMAVRLKYALDVPPDPIPAEESIRQTIDLSFKKASSGDTVFVLPTYTAMLEFRKLMGKTLDVV; encoded by the coding sequence ATGAACCAACTACTGCTGATTCCTATTGTTGCGTTTGCCAAGCTGCTGACCCTGGCCCTGCGTATATCCGGGCGGGGCTCGGGCACCGCCTTGCCGGGTTATCTGGTCGGCCGCTATTTTCCCTTTGTGCTAGAGGCACTGGTCAGCCAAATTCCGGTGGTGGTGGCTATTACCGGCACTAACGGCAAAACCACCAGCCAGACGATGCTCAGTGCCGTGCTTGATCAAGTTCCGCGGGCCAAGGTGCTGCGCAACAAAGCCGGGGCTAACCTCAGCCAGGGTATTTTGTCAGAGCTCCTTAAGCAGAGCAACGCCGTTGGCCGCCTCGACTTTACCCACGCAGTCCTCGAAGTAGAAGAAGCCACCCTGCCTCGCATCGCCCGGCTGCTCAAACCCAATATCATCGCCGTCACTAACCTTTACCGCGACCAGCTCGATGCCTATGGCGAAATCGATCGCACCGAAAAGCTGATTCGCGACGGCATCGCCCAGTGTCCCACCGCCGCTGTGGTCGTCAATGGCGATGATCCCCGCACCTCTCGCCTCACCCACGGGCTAGAGAACGCCACCTACTTTATGTCGCTTGCTCCAGAGTACGCCCGTTTTTTACCCTACGAGGGCAAGCTCAACAGCCACGTTCCTGGCAGTCAAGGGCTAGAGGCGACGAACATCCACATCAACGAAGACCTAACCACCGACTTTTCAGTTCAGGGGCAAATCAATCATGAAACAGTGCACCTGCCCCAGGCTAGGACAGTATCGCCAGGATTCTTCCACGTTTACAACGCGCTGACCGCGATCGCGATCGCCAACCTCTTAGGTATAGACGGAGCCACTGCGATCGCTGGGCTCAAAACCTTCAAACCAGCCTTTGGCCGAGGCGAAATCCTTACCCGTCAGCAGGGCGACAAACACGTCAATTACCGCCTACTGCTGGTAAAAAATCCCGCCAGTTTTAGCCTCAGCCTAGAGCTGCTGCGCAATATCCCTGGCCTTAAGCTCATCCTCGCCATCAACGACAACACCGCCGACGGCAAAGACGTCTCCTGGCTGTGGGACAGTGAACTCGAAAGGCTCAACCAGGCCAATATTGACTGGATTCTCTGCACCGGCATTCGCGCCAAGGATATGGCGGTGCGGCTAAAGTATGCGCTAGATGTTCCCCCCGACCCCATCCCAGCCGAAGAATCGATCCGCCAGACAATTGATTTATCCTTTAAAAAGGCTAGTTCTGGCGACACGGTGTTTGTGCTGCCCACCTACACAGCCATGCTCGAATTTCGCAAGCTCATGGGCAAAACCTTGGATGTGGTCTAA
- a CDS encoding cobalt-precorrin-6A reductase, with the protein MGTRYWGEFVDNRGSVLWVIGGTGEAVELAAALAVEQIPCLVTVTTAIAQHAYKKSSYLRVLVGGLNVASLGEFIQAQHIGAVLDVSHPFAVEISQGAIAATRALNLPYWRYERPAIKTSSNERVYYIEDLQAVLAPEVLLKQRTLLTLGYRWLHHFAPWQTQTTLFARILPSSVALEAALLAGFTPDRLIALRPPITAELERALWQQWGITQVITKASGAPGGEDIKCAIAEQLKISLYILNRPQLNYPVVCRSQKEALAVCRGWWRSHQGSWVKN; encoded by the coding sequence ATGGGCACACGATACTGGGGAGAATTTGTGGACAATCGAGGTTCAGTCCTGTGGGTGATTGGGGGTACAGGGGAGGCGGTGGAGTTGGCCGCTGCCTTGGCGGTGGAGCAGATTCCCTGCTTGGTTACGGTGACGACGGCGATCGCGCAGCATGCCTACAAAAAGAGTAGCTATCTAAGGGTTCTAGTTGGGGGACTAAACGTGGCGTCGCTGGGGGAGTTTATTCAGGCTCAGCACATTGGAGCGGTGTTGGATGTGTCGCATCCGTTCGCGGTGGAAATTTCGCAAGGGGCGATCGCTGCTACTCGCGCCCTCAACCTTCCTTACTGGCGCTACGAGCGTCCTGCTATAAAAACCTCTTCCAATGAGCGTGTTTACTATATAGAAGATCTTCAGGCCGTGCTCGCTCCTGAAGTTTTGCTGAAACAGCGAACATTGCTGACCCTTGGCTACCGCTGGCTGCACCACTTTGCCCCTTGGCAGACCCAGACTACCCTATTTGCCCGTATCCTGCCGTCGTCGGTAGCCTTGGAGGCTGCCCTACTAGCGGGCTTTACTCCCGATCGCCTGATCGCCCTACGTCCTCCCATTACTGCTGAGCTAGAACGCGCCCTCTGGCAGCAGTGGGGTATCACTCAGGTGATCACCAAGGCCTCTGGCGCACCTGGGGGAGAAGATATCAAGTGCGCGATCGCTGAACAGCTAAAAATTTCTCTATATATTTTGAATCGTCCTCAACTCAACTACCCGGTGGTGTGCCGTAGCCAAAAGGAGGCTTTGGCGGTTTGCCGGGGGTGGTGGCGATCGCACCAGGGTTCATGGGTAAAAAACTAA
- a CDS encoding PP2C family protein-serine/threonine phosphatase, producing MTAFPMPSGPSPSFESVSSSALPDTPPVFALKELVARLQREQYKIQDLLSSLGFALRSLNNLNQFLELIPMIASRVTDASGGALVLFRADGQVRLERLHCQSEDQCQDVRSALEAATRQVTASFKAAPESTMMSMARNAMLALDRQVNRYLGDEFQLFGTAIIVQNVERGRLYVFSRDPDYAWTETRQKLVRLVADQTSVAIENNELTAAVRKKERLDRELEIGAEIQLQLLPRECPAIQGMDLAAKCRTAHKVGGDYYDFIPTTFDQLRQAGSQQTAAAPWSFAIGDVMGKGVPAGLIMTMMRGMLRTEVLNGHSPARILQDLNFVMHSDLESSNRFVTLFYAEYNPKTRRLAYGNAAHNPPLLWQAATNTITRLDTPGMLLGLDMNTEYCEAEVELQPGDTVVFYTDGFTEASNPRGERFEEENLERALQWACRNCTSAEAILDYTFDLIDRFIGGDRSNDDDMTLVVMRVKPELQLNLFDN from the coding sequence ATGACAGCTTTTCCCATGCCATCCGGGCCATCACCTTCTTTTGAGAGCGTTAGCAGTAGCGCTCTGCCAGATACTCCACCCGTGTTTGCCCTCAAAGAACTGGTGGCTCGGCTGCAGCGTGAGCAGTACAAAATTCAAGATTTGCTCAGTTCGCTAGGGTTTGCTCTACGCAGCCTCAACAACCTGAATCAGTTCCTAGAGCTGATTCCCATGATTGCCAGTCGGGTAACTGATGCTAGCGGCGGTGCCCTAGTGCTGTTTCGAGCTGATGGGCAGGTCCGTCTAGAGCGGCTGCATTGCCAGAGTGAAGACCAGTGCCAGGATGTGCGATCGGCTCTAGAGGCTGCTACTCGCCAGGTGACGGCTAGCTTTAAGGCTGCCCCTGAGAGCACTATGATGTCGATGGCGCGCAATGCTATGCTGGCCCTCGATCGCCAGGTCAACCGCTACCTGGGTGACGAGTTTCAGCTGTTTGGCACTGCTATTATCGTGCAAAACGTAGAGCGGGGGCGGCTCTACGTGTTTAGCCGCGACCCCGACTATGCCTGGACGGAGACTCGCCAAAAGTTGGTGCGATTGGTGGCTGATCAGACTTCGGTAGCGATCGAAAATAATGAACTAACAGCAGCGGTGCGCAAAAAAGAGCGCCTCGATCGCGAGCTCGAAATTGGAGCTGAAATTCAGCTGCAGTTGCTGCCCCGCGAGTGCCCCGCTATCCAGGGGATGGATTTGGCAGCTAAGTGCCGCACTGCTCATAAGGTAGGCGGCGATTATTACGACTTTATCCCGACCACCTTTGACCAGCTACGCCAGGCCGGCTCTCAGCAGACGGCAGCAGCCCCCTGGAGTTTTGCCATTGGGGATGTCATGGGCAAAGGGGTGCCTGCCGGGCTAATCATGACCATGATGCGGGGTATGCTGCGAACTGAGGTGCTCAACGGCCATTCGCCTGCCCGCATTTTGCAAGATTTAAATTTCGTCATGCACAGCGACTTAGAAAGCTCAAATCGCTTTGTGACGCTGTTCTATGCCGAGTACAACCCTAAAACTCGCCGCCTAGCCTACGGCAACGCCGCCCACAATCCTCCGCTGCTGTGGCAGGCGGCCACCAACACCATCACCCGGCTTGATACCCCTGGTATGTTGCTGGGGCTCGATATGAACACCGAGTATTGCGAAGCCGAGGTAGAGCTTCAGCCGGGCGACACAGTAGTGTTTTACACCGATGGTTTTACCGAGGCCTCTAACCCTCGCGGTGAGCGCTTTGAGGAAGAAAACCTGGAGCGGGCTCTCCAGTGGGCCTGCCGCAACTGCACTTCAGCCGAGGCGATTTTAGACTACACCTTTGACTTGATCGATCGCTTCATTGGGGGCGATCGCAGCAACGACGACGACATGACTCTGGTGGTGATGCGGGTGAAGCCAGAACTTCAGCTCAACCTATTTGACAATTAG
- a CDS encoding DUF2808 domain-containing protein, with product MSPSLPWPSFRRGVALAGAGLLTLGSTWGFLVPTSAPAIQYSDGTVGFSYPPRLTESYATRNLVSESNVTYYLTFDFPEAAVEPLDRVVIRLNEGYDPIFRYRLEATEAFANTPNGRVSLPLGELTQDQDSRELTISFDPPAAPGVPITLALRPVRNPRFGGVYLFGATAYPVGETVKSTFMGYARLSFYERDRDRWP from the coding sequence ATGTCTCCGTCCCTACCTTGGCCATCGTTTAGACGAGGCGTTGCTCTGGCCGGTGCCGGTCTACTAACCCTGGGATCTACCTGGGGATTTTTAGTGCCAACCTCTGCCCCGGCGATTCAGTACTCTGATGGCACCGTTGGTTTTTCGTACCCACCGCGCTTGACCGAAAGCTACGCTACCCGCAATCTGGTCAGCGAAAGCAATGTCACCTACTACCTCACCTTTGATTTTCCTGAGGCGGCAGTTGAGCCACTGGATCGGGTGGTCATTCGCCTGAATGAAGGCTATGACCCAATTTTTCGCTATCGGCTAGAAGCCACTGAAGCCTTTGCTAACACCCCCAATGGTCGGGTGTCGCTGCCCCTAGGCGAACTTACCCAGGACCAAGACTCCCGCGAATTGACGATTTCCTTCGACCCACCAGCCGCACCTGGGGTACCTATTACCTTGGCTCTGCGGCCCGTGCGAAATCCTCGTTTTGGCGGGGTCTATCTATTTGGGGCGACGGCCTATCCGGTGGGTGAAACGGTGAAATCTACCTTTATGGGTTACGCCCGGCTGTCGTTTTATGAAAGGGATCGCGATCGCTGGCCCTAG
- a CDS encoding 2'-5' RNA ligase family protein: MASPSPKSARFFVALLPPQPVQDAVTAIKQEIEQRFSSRAALKSPPHITLQPPFNWSLERLDELQHHLHRFAHQQQPIPIVLEGFSAFPPRVIYIDVHQTAALMAVQPALIAHLETHCGLREGYRTGSDHRLAPWPFTPHVTVGFRDLAPAAFHQAWAEFEHRPFSAEFEVPTLTLLRHDGQVWQIFSELPLSASKA; encoded by the coding sequence ATGGCCAGCCCATCGCCAAAGTCTGCTCGATTTTTTGTGGCCCTACTGCCGCCCCAGCCGGTGCAGGACGCCGTCACCGCCATCAAGCAAGAAATTGAGCAGCGATTTAGCAGCCGAGCCGCCCTGAAATCGCCGCCTCACATCACCCTACAGCCGCCCTTTAATTGGTCTCTAGAGCGGTTGGACGAGCTACAGCACCATCTGCACAGATTTGCCCATCAGCAGCAGCCTATTCCCATCGTTTTAGAAGGGTTTAGCGCCTTTCCCCCGCGAGTGATTTATATAGATGTGCATCAGACGGCAGCGCTAATGGCCGTTCAACCAGCCCTAATAGCTCATCTAGAAACACACTGTGGGCTGCGGGAGGGCTACCGAACTGGTTCTGACCATCGTCTCGCCCCCTGGCCCTTTACGCCCCATGTCACCGTTGGCTTTCGTGACCTTGCGCCCGCTGCCTTTCACCAGGCCTGGGCTGAGTTTGAGCACCGACCTTTCTCGGCAGAGTTTGAAGTGCCCACTCTCACCTTGCTCCGTCACGATGGGCAAGTTTGGCAAATTTTCTCTGAGCTGCCGCTAAGTGCTTCAAAGGCCTGA
- a CDS encoding DUF4278 domain-containing protein — MKLTYRGVSYDYNPPVVESNLTDEVGKFRGVDIRFRTVKKATVQQPTLDLVYRGVGYQTGTPKASPVVEAVPVAVASTVPAIAAPAMATALSTEDKARMSMMNRHRSVKQRQQSMLARLATEAGLPAEAAQYWNHIQGKVHPSFWATYSRSGAAAS; from the coding sequence ATGAAACTCACCTATCGCGGCGTAAGCTACGACTATAATCCCCCCGTTGTGGAATCCAACTTAACCGATGAAGTTGGCAAGTTCCGCGGCGTAGATATTCGATTTCGCACCGTCAAGAAAGCTACCGTGCAGCAGCCCACCCTAGACTTGGTCTATCGCGGTGTGGGTTACCAGACTGGTACCCCTAAGGCATCGCCTGTAGTTGAGGCTGTGCCCGTGGCTGTGGCATCAACTGTGCCTGCGATCGCAGCCCCTGCTATGGCAACTGCCCTTAGCACCGAAGACAAAGCCCGCATGAGCATGATGAACCGTCATCGCTCTGTGAAGCAGCGTCAGCAATCGATGCTAGCTCGTCTAGCTACCGAAGCCGGCCTGCCCGCCGAAGCTGCCCAATACTGGAACCACATCCAGGGCAAGGTGCACCCTAGCTTCTGGGCTACCTACAGCCGCAGCGGTGCCGCTGCTAGCTAA
- a CDS encoding PAS domain S-box protein yields the protein MALESQGRNLFNMALDAMLIANDQGRYVEVNPAACKLLNCDQDQIIGRTIADFCVLRPGVDLHQQWRMFLAQGHMQGEIALRVGNGEERIVEYAATANVSPHFHLSILRDITERKQAEALKEHLNQMLAQQVKERTEELRVVQTQLAHEHSLLDNILSNINGVVWSIDLPTMTTRYVNSAVETLYGYSKEAFLNATDLWRCLIYPADQPKIEQFLGQLSGQEHFDLEYRITRADGEVRWVRDRSRVVYDLEGKPVRLDSVATDITEQKQLEEALRLSESRLRAIFQQAALGINQASLEGHFLQANQAYCDMLGYSEAELLQLRYQDIAHPDERQETEAALAKLYAEEVSSVTLEKRYFHKDGSVRWTNLVLSILRDGDGQAISDIAIVQDISDRKQIEQALEEERSLFIDGPTVVIRWGPTDEWPVEYVSPNVQAQLGYEPSDLVEGRVAFASLIHPDDIDKVQAEVSAAVVAQTPFLATEYRLRHANGDYRWIDEFTRIIYGTDGTVVRFLGYVQDITERKQTALALQESEATKQAMLSAIPDLLMRIDRYGLRYDFISGGEITLYGDVDTQRPQSVYEMLPQALADQRLHFIRQALDTGERQIYEYTITVDGHPYYEEARIVPLEGDKALVMVRDVSDRVAAEKALRESQQRFQAIFDQMYQFIGLLTPEGILLEANQTALAFGGFSREDVVNRPAWETGWWDVSPETQDQLKQAIAAAGRGEFVRYEVAIQGANQQMMTIDFSLRPVLDDQGQVVLLIPEGRDITQRKHMEEELERTKVFLEQTNSVARVGGWEVDLQQNLVHWTPTTREIHEVDADFEPTLATALSFYPSGANRQRMAAAIENARLTGQPWDEKLQVVTAKGNLRWVRSLGQAEFVDGTCTRLYGAFQDIDAQMRAEMQLQELTQQLQQANGELSRVATTDALTQVANRRYFDQVFMQEWAQAQRATTSLALIMCDVDYFKPYNDHYGHPAGDRCLQQVAQLLKDHIQRPGDVLARYGGEEFVVLLPKTTLVGAMAVATRIQQQFAQARLPHGFSSVADHITLSFGIACCVPLQEKLPSELLAAADTALYQAKLAGRNRYCIIINDRPDAPNLPRG from the coding sequence GTGGCTTTAGAATCTCAAGGTCGCAACCTCTTTAACATGGCCTTGGATGCCATGCTCATTGCTAACGATCAGGGTCGGTATGTTGAGGTTAATCCTGCTGCCTGCAAGCTGCTGAACTGTGATCAAGACCAGATAATTGGCCGCACCATTGCCGATTTTTGTGTTTTGCGCCCTGGGGTTGACCTGCATCAACAGTGGCGGATGTTTTTAGCCCAGGGGCACATGCAGGGAGAAATTGCTTTAAGGGTAGGCAACGGGGAAGAACGAATTGTGGAGTATGCGGCTACGGCCAACGTTTCTCCCCACTTTCACCTGTCTATTCTGCGAGATATTACTGAGCGTAAGCAGGCCGAGGCTCTCAAGGAGCATCTCAACCAAATGCTTGCCCAGCAGGTCAAAGAACGCACCGAGGAATTACGGGTTGTTCAAACTCAGCTCGCCCACGAGCACTCTTTGCTTGACAACATTCTCAGCAATATTAACGGCGTCGTTTGGTCAATCGATTTACCGACGATGACAACTCGGTACGTCAATTCTGCTGTAGAGACTCTCTATGGCTATTCTAAGGAGGCTTTTTTGAATGCCACTGATCTGTGGCGCTGTCTGATTTACCCAGCCGACCAACCCAAGATTGAGCAGTTTTTGGGGCAGCTCAGCGGGCAAGAACACTTTGATCTAGAGTACCGCATTACCCGAGCCGATGGAGAGGTGCGCTGGGTGCGCGATCGCTCGCGGGTGGTTTATGACCTAGAGGGTAAGCCGGTTCGCCTAGATAGCGTCGCCACTGACATTACTGAACAAAAGCAGCTAGAGGAAGCCCTGCGCCTGAGTGAAAGTCGGCTGCGGGCCATTTTTCAGCAGGCGGCCCTGGGCATCAACCAGGCGTCCCTAGAGGGTCATTTTTTGCAGGCTAACCAGGCCTACTGCGACATGCTGGGCTACAGCGAGGCAGAATTACTCCAGCTGCGCTATCAAGACATTGCCCATCCAGATGAACGGCAAGAAACTGAAGCTGCCTTGGCCAAACTCTATGCGGAAGAGGTTTCGTCAGTCACGCTAGAAAAACGCTATTTCCATAAAGACGGCAGCGTGCGGTGGACAAATCTAGTGCTGTCTATTCTGCGCGATGGGGATGGGCAAGCTATTTCAGACATTGCGATCGTGCAGGACATCAGCGATCGCAAACAGATAGAGCAAGCCCTTGAAGAAGAGCGTAGCCTGTTCATCGATGGCCCCACCGTCGTCATTCGCTGGGGGCCAACCGATGAATGGCCCGTGGAGTATGTCTCCCCAAATGTGCAGGCCCAGCTTGGCTATGAACCGAGCGATCTCGTGGAGGGCCGTGTAGCCTTCGCCTCGCTCATTCACCCAGACGATATTGACAAGGTGCAAGCTGAGGTAAGCGCGGCTGTGGTGGCCCAAACCCCTTTCCTTGCCACAGAATATCGGTTGCGCCATGCCAACGGCGACTATCGATGGATCGATGAATTTACTCGGATCATCTATGGAACCGACGGTACAGTAGTCAGGTTTTTGGGCTACGTGCAGGACATCACCGAGCGCAAGCAAACGGCGCTGGCTCTGCAAGAGAGCGAGGCTACAAAGCAGGCCATGTTGTCAGCGATTCCCGATCTGCTCATGCGCATCGATCGCTATGGTCTACGCTATGACTTTATCTCTGGCGGCGAGATTACCCTCTACGGCGATGTTGACACCCAACGCCCTCAGTCAGTCTACGAAATGCTGCCCCAAGCGCTAGCCGATCAGCGGCTGCACTTCATCCGGCAGGCGCTCGACACCGGCGAGCGGCAGATCTACGAATACACCATTACTGTAGATGGCCATCCCTACTACGAAGAGGCGCGGATTGTGCCCCTAGAGGGGGACAAAGCGCTGGTGATGGTGCGGGATGTCTCTGACCGAGTAGCGGCAGAGAAGGCTTTGCGGGAAAGTCAGCAACGCTTTCAGGCAATTTTTGACCAGATGTATCAGTTCATTGGTCTGCTGACGCCAGAGGGTATTTTGCTAGAGGCCAATCAAACCGCCCTAGCCTTTGGCGGCTTCAGTCGAGAAGATGTGGTGAATCGCCCCGCTTGGGAAACGGGCTGGTGGGATGTTTCCCCTGAAACCCAGGACCAGCTCAAGCAGGCGATCGCGGCCGCTGGCCGAGGTGAGTTTGTGCGCTATGAGGTGGCAATACAGGGAGCCAATCAGCAGATGATGACCATCGATTTTTCCCTGCGGCCGGTTTTAGATGACCAAGGTCAGGTGGTGCTGCTGATTCCGGAGGGGCGCGATATCACTCAGCGCAAGCATATGGAAGAAGAGCTTGAGCGCACCAAAGTCTTTTTAGAGCAGACCAACAGCGTAGCCCGCGTTGGCGGTTGGGAAGTCGATCTGCAGCAGAACCTGGTGCACTGGACCCCCACTACCCGAGAAATCCATGAGGTAGATGCCGACTTTGAACCCACCTTGGCGACAGCGCTCAGTTTTTACCCTTCGGGCGCTAACCGTCAGCGCATGGCCGCTGCCATCGAGAACGCGCGCCTCACCGGGCAACCCTGGGATGAGAAGCTACAGGTAGTGACCGCTAAGGGAAATCTGCGCTGGGTGCGATCGCTGGGGCAGGCGGAGTTTGTCGATGGCACCTGCACACGTCTTTATGGGGCGTTTCAAGACATCGATGCTCAGATGCGGGCGGAGATGCAGCTGCAAGAGTTGACTCAGCAACTACAGCAGGCGAATGGAGAGCTAAGTCGGGTTGCCACTACAGATGCCCTCACCCAAGTAGCCAACCGACGTTATTTCGATCAGGTATTCATGCAGGAGTGGGCCCAGGCCCAGCGGGCCACTACCTCTCTGGCCCTAATCATGTGTGATGTGGATTATTTCAAACCCTACAACGATCACTACGGGCACCCGGCTGGGGACCGGTGTTTGCAGCAGGTGGCCCAACTGTTGAAGGATCATATTCAGCGCCCTGGGGACGTGCTGGCTCGCTACGGCGGCGAAGAGTTTGTGGTGCTATTGCCCAAAACTACGCTGGTGGGGGCAATGGCAGTAGCGACTAGAATTCAACAGCAGTTTGCCCAAGCCCGGTTGCCCCACGGGTTTTCGTCAGTAGCTGACCACATCACCTTGAGCTTTGGCATCGCCTGCTGCGTACCCCTCCAGGAAAAGTTGCCCAGTGAGCTACTGGCTGCCGCCGATACCGCTCTATATCAGGCCAAACTGGCGGGTCGCAACCGCTACTGCATCATCATCAACGATCGACCCGACGCCCCAAATTTGCCAAGGGGCTGA